The Spirochaetaceae bacterium genome has a window encoding:
- a CDS encoding toxin-antitoxin system HicB family antitoxin gives MNLPEFPETRYSRSAPLFEERIKELPDVREFAESAQEAYALAIDTIETAAAMFAETGRPFPPPVRPQDQYSGRVTLRLPKSLHRELASAAEEEGVSLNQHLVTALVSHARGLPAQAPDRRTRI, from the coding sequence ATGAACCTGCCAGAATTTCCGGAAACCCGCTACTCCCGGTCGGCGCCGCTGTTCGAGGAGCGAATCAAGGAGTTGCCCGACGTTCGCGAGTTTGCGGAGTCGGCACAGGAGGCCTACGCTCTGGCCATCGACACTATCGAAACCGCCGCCGCGATGTTTGCCGAAACCGGTCGCCCCTTTCCGCCTCCCGTCCGCCCGCAGGATCAGTACAGCGGTCGCGTGACGCTGCGTCTTCCGAAGAGCTTGCATCGGGAGCTGGCGAGCGCCGCCGAAGAGGAAGGCGTGAGCCTCAACCAACACCTCGTAACGGCCCTGGTCAGCCACGCGCGGGGTCTGCCGGCGCAAGCTCCGGACCGTCGCACCAGGATCTGA